The DNA sequence TGCATCCGCCGGTGCGATTGCCGTTCTGGCCGGACAGCCAGCGCGGCACGCGGCTGGTGCTGATTACGCTCGACATGCCGGAAGACTATGTGCGCCGGCTGTTCGCCGCCTTCATCAACCGGCCGTCGGTCGACACGCCCGACCGCGCGGCGCTGGAAAACAATCCGCTGGCGATCGCCGGACGTTAGCCTCCTACGATTGGTATTCGCCGCGTTCGACCAGAAAGCGATGGCCACCGGACATCGCCGCCGTCTCGATCAATTGATGTCCGCTGTCGGCGCAGAAGGCAGGAATATCGATAACAGCCAGAGGGTCGGTGGTTTCGAGCCAGAGCCTGCTGCCGGGCTGCATCCCGGCCAGGCGCTTTTTCGCCTTGAGGACCGGCAAAGGGCAGTTCAGCCCCTTGAGGTCGTAGATAGCTATCAGTTCGGCCAAGGTGAAAACCTCAGCCGCCGAACATGCCGAGCAGCTTGTTCTTCAGCTTCGTAACCCGGCTTTCGTCGGCGCTCGCAGCCTGCGTCTCGGCTGCCGGCGCGGCCTCCGCCGGAGCCGCGATGGTCGCGGTGGCAACCGGAGCTTCCTTGGCGGCCTTGGCCGCTTCCTTCGCAGCCACGGCTTGCGCCTTGGCAGCTTCCTTTTCGGCCAACGCTTGCGCCTTGGCGGCTTCCTTCGCCGCTTTTGCCGCTTCTATGGCCGCCACCCGCTCTCGCTCGGCCTTCTCCTTGGCAGCCTTTTCGGCGTCGAGCGCGGCCATCTTGCGACCGGCGGGCGAATCGATGCGGCCCATGCGCGCCGTCTCGGTGACCGAACCGTCGGTGTTGAGCGACGGCGGATCGATCGGCACGCGCTCGCCACGCGCCCGGCGCTTGGACCAGTCGGAGACGATGCTGGC is a window from the Mesorhizobium australicum WSM2073 genome containing:
- a CDS encoding sulfurtransferase TusA family protein, coding for MAELIAIYDLKGLNCPLPVLKAKKRLAGMQPGSRLWLETTDPLAVIDIPAFCADSGHQLIETAAMSGGHRFLVERGEYQS